From Theileria annulata chromosome 1, complete sequence, *** SEQUENCING IN PROGRESS ***, one genomic window encodes:
- a CDS encoding uncharacterized protein (Tap152h01.q1c.C.cand.14 - score = 11.59) — translation MDGEIKLMDLIDTVNGMNDVESVKSYCLSIISTLQKELQNRKSSLCDIRLLGDSHEKAIENNEILELKAKLDKYSTENTKLKEQLNTKQFSSQSVLGRYLIDKVRLLKVENEELSKALLENHIQPLFIELNKEKELNKLMEKRLKELHVLNVKLRKDNSYLSHKSSDSSDSNEINFPHSINLLPILNYLIYSLTILNYRKREESTRKSTRDRSSSYSRNNSRSKRSLSPKRRSSSTAKSSSPKRKERSSRPSPYSKPSDKQSSYRSNNSNDKSKSKHNKSHH, via the exons ATGGATGGCGAGATAAAGTTGATGGATTTGATAGATACTGTGAATGGTATGAACGACGTAGAGAGTGTGAAGTCTTACTGTTTATCTATAATTTCAACTTTACAGAAGGAGTTACAGAATAGGAAATCGAGTCTTTGTGACATTCGTCTTCTTGGAGATTCTCATGAAAAAGCcattgaaaataatgaaattttagaGTTAAAGGCAAAACTGGATAAATATAGCACTGAAAATACAAAACTTAAAGAACAACTCAACACCAAACAATTCTCATCTCAATC TGTTTTGGGGAGATATTTGATTGATAAGGTTCGTTTACTGAAGgttgaaaatgaagaattaTCAAAGGCTTTATTGGAAAATCACATTCAGCCTTTATTTATCgaattaaataaagaaaaagaaCTCAACAAATTAATGGAAAAGAGATTGAA AGAATTACACGTATTGAATGTGAAATTACGTAAAGATAACAGTTATCTATCACACAAATCAAGCGACTCTTCTGATTCCAAC gaaataaattttcctcacTCAATCAATTTGCTACCTatccttaactacctaatctactccttaactatacttaattat AGAAAGAGAGAAGAATCAACGCGTAAGAGTACGAGAGATCGCTCATCATCATATTCACGTAATAATAGTCGGTCAAAACGTTCGCTATCACCTAAGCGAAGGAGTTCTTCCACAGCTAAAAGTTCCTCACCCAAGAGGAAGGAACGTTCCTCTAGACCCTCACCTTATTCCAAACCTTCTGATAAACAATCCAGTTATCGCAGTAATAATTCAAACGataaatcaaaatcaaaACACAATAAATCACACCATTGA
- a CDS encoding uncharacterized protein (Tap152h01.q1c.cand.27 - score = 7.29), with product MSSGYLPNLLNDLEKINKFINSVADGDKKGMLESFNGFSWDDERVRDHLPKYCELNTEDLKYIDKVFSHLCPKFNQVNSPSLNTMALWLKTRLHLQHQLSPFQLT from the coding sequence ATGAGTTCAGGATATTTGCCTAATTTGTTGAATGATCTGGAGaagataaataaatttataaattcagTTGCGGATGGAGATAAAAAAGGGATGCTAGAATCTTTTAATGGATTTTCATGGGACGACGAACGAGTTCGAGATCATTTACCAAAATATTGCGAATTGAACACAGAAGATCTAAAGTATATTGACAAGGTTTTTTCACATCTGTGCCCTAAATTCAATCAAGTCAATAGCCCATCACTAAACACCATGGCACTCTGGCTCAAAACCAGACTCCATCTACAACATCAATTGTCACCTTTTCAACTCActtaa